From the Sphingomonas sabuli genome, the window GCTCAGCGGGCAGCGTCAGCTGTTCGCTCATTTCGCTTGTCTCCAACTAGAATGACCCCGCCACGCCTCCAGGGATGACCATGGCCGGGGGAGGGGCGCCTATAGTGGAGCCGGTGCGCCTTGGCAAACCTAGTTGACGCGGGCCGACCGGACTCCGCGCCACGCCAGCTGGTTCTGCACGCTGTCGGGGCCGCTCAGATGGCCCGCGCCGACCGCGACGAACACCGTTCCGGGTGTCTCCAGCCGCTGCGCGATCCACTGCGCCCAGCGCGAATTGCGCTCGACGAACAATGTCCGGTACATTTGCGGCGACTGGTCGCGCATCTTCATCAGCATCGGCGAAAAGCTGTCGATGTCGCCGCGATTCCATGCGGCCTTCAGCTGGGTCAGCAACGCGGCCATCCCGTCTTCGCCATTTACCATCTGGGCGCCGGCCTGCGGGGCCGGGGGCAAAGCGCTGAACATGCGGATCTGGAAGGCGAAGCTTTCCAGCTCGCCGACCGGCTTGCCTGCGGCCGCGGCGGCATAGCGCAGCACCGCGTCCGCGCCATGATCGTAGGACAGGCCGTTGGACCGGCCGGCCTTCATCACGGCGTTGCTGTCGCCAAGAAAGGAAGACCGGGCAACCGGGATGCGTTCAATATTGCCCGCGCCGACCGGCGGCGGCGGTGGCGGCGCCAGCTCGGGCCGCGGCACCAGCGTTTCGAG encodes:
- a CDS encoding TraB/GumN family protein; this translates as MLMSSMLIGASLAASPVPPAARQDVIPQDRYPALWVINDADTVIYLFGTFHALDSRSEWFGQAVKTAFTESDQLILETLVPRPELAPPPPPPVGAGNIERIPVARSSFLGDSNAVMKAGRSNGLSYDHGADAVLRYAAAAAGKPVGELESFAFQIRMFSALPPAPQAGAQMVNGEDGMAALLTQLKAAWNRGDIDSFSPMLMKMRDQSPQMYRTLFVERNSRWAQWIAQRLETPGTVFVAVGAGHLSGPDSVQNQLAWRGVRSARVN